A genomic segment from Nocardiopsis sp. Huas11 encodes:
- the crcB gene encoding fluoride efflux transporter CrcB, which translates to MSLVAVAVAAGSALGAVSRFLVDRFVQSLGPAALPWGTFTVNTTGSLILGLVLAAAASGALPGAATAALGTGFCGALTTFSTLGYETLLLAESGARARAVLYVALTVVAGLAAAALGWCAGAALLG; encoded by the coding sequence GTGAGCCTGGTCGCGGTCGCCGTGGCGGCGGGATCGGCGCTGGGCGCCGTGAGCCGGTTCCTCGTCGACCGGTTCGTCCAGTCCCTCGGCCCTGCGGCCCTGCCGTGGGGCACGTTCACGGTCAACACCACCGGCTCGCTGATCCTCGGCCTCGTACTGGCCGCGGCGGCCTCGGGCGCCCTGCCGGGGGCGGCGACCGCCGCCCTGGGGACCGGCTTCTGCGGGGCGCTGACCACCTTCAGCACACTCGGCTACGAGACCCTGCTCCTGGCCGAGTCCGGGGCCCGCGCCCGCGCGGTGCTCTACGTGGCGCTGACCGTGGTCGCGGGGCTCGCCGCCGCGGCGCTGGGCTGGTGCGCGGGGGCGGCCCTGCTGGGCTGA
- a CDS encoding CrcB family protein, producing the protein MGDRPPLRETGATLLAIGAGGALGGSARYALLLLVPHGGSAFPWATLTSNIAGSFAMGVLVVLVARAARPHRLVRPFLGVGVLGGFTTFSTYAADTLGLAGAGASGTALAYLAATLVGALAAVWAGAALTRALTDRNRGARA; encoded by the coding sequence GTGGGAGACCGTCCGCCCCTGCGCGAAACCGGCGCGACCCTGCTGGCCATCGGCGCTGGCGGCGCCCTGGGCGGCAGCGCCCGCTACGCCCTGCTGCTCCTGGTGCCCCACGGCGGCTCGGCCTTCCCCTGGGCCACGCTCACCTCGAACATCGCGGGGTCCTTCGCCATGGGCGTCCTGGTGGTGCTCGTCGCCCGGGCGGCGCGTCCGCACCGGCTCGTGCGCCCCTTCCTGGGCGTGGGCGTCCTGGGCGGCTTCACGACCTTCTCGACCTACGCCGCGGACACCCTCGGCCTGGCCGGGGCCGGAGCCTCCGGCACGGCGCTCGCCTACCTGGCGGCCACGCTGGTCGGCGCCCTCGCGGCCGTGTGGGCGGGCGCCGCGCTCACTCGCGCCCTGACCGACCGGAACCGGGGAGCGCGAGCGTGA
- a CDS encoding TetR/AcrR family transcriptional regulator has translation MRSENEPHGQNRSFIERARRRQIVAAAIETIADGGYPNASLARIAQRAGVSKGVISYHFAGKDELMDQLVTDVYTEIAESVVPHITTQDNAADMLRAHIRGLAAYALEHRSRMTALAQIFLHARRPDGSPRYGAGESEPLHEALEGLYREGQRSGEFRPFDVRAMAVTQQSATDGMFEYWRVHPDHDLMAHAAELGEHLVRATRADPTEPTPP, from the coding sequence ATGCGGTCAGAAAATGAGCCACACGGTCAAAACCGGTCCTTCATCGAGCGGGCCCGCAGGAGGCAGATCGTCGCCGCGGCGATCGAGACGATCGCGGACGGGGGCTACCCCAACGCCTCCCTCGCGCGGATCGCCCAGCGGGCGGGCGTGAGCAAGGGGGTGATCTCGTACCACTTCGCCGGAAAGGACGAACTGATGGACCAGCTGGTGACGGACGTCTACACCGAGATCGCCGAGTCCGTCGTCCCGCACATCACCACCCAGGACAACGCCGCCGACATGCTCCGCGCCCACATACGGGGCCTGGCCGCCTACGCCCTGGAGCACCGGAGCCGGATGACGGCCCTGGCGCAGATCTTCCTCCACGCGCGCAGGCCGGACGGCTCCCCCCGGTACGGGGCCGGAGAGTCCGAGCCCCTGCACGAGGCCCTGGAAGGGCTCTACCGCGAAGGGCAGAGGAGCGGCGAGTTCCGCCCCTTCGACGTCCGCGCGATGGCCGTGACCCAGCAGTCCGCCACCGACGGCATGTTCGAGTACTGGCGCGTCCACCCCGACCACGACCTGATGGCCCACGCCGCCGAACTCGGCGAGCACCTGGTCCGCGCCACCCGCGCGGACCCGACGGAGCCCACGCCCCCATGA